The region CGGGTCGTCATTCCACCGGCGACGAACAATTGCGTGTCGATGTTCAAGGATACCTCGCTCGCCTCGACCGTGGCGCTGGCGGAACTAATGAAGGAAGGGCTGGATGCCCAAGCGCTCTACGCCAACCCGACGCCGCTCATCGGGGCGGCACTGATCTACATCGCGTTTTTGTGGCCGATGGTGCGGCTGGTCGGCATGCTGGAAAAGAAATTCAGCCGAGAAAAGGTGCGGTAAGTACCGTTCCTAGAAAATTGGGTTCTCAAGAAGCGCGCAATGGCGGCTGAGTTCCGTCGCCGCCTGTGTCGTGGCAGAAATATATTCAGCCTCACGCTTGTCGATATCCTGCAAGGCGACGACAAGGCAGATCGACGCGATGCAGCGCCCCTGCCGGTCGCGAACGGGTGCTGTCACGCAGGCGACATAGGGATCGACCAGCGCACGTGTCACCCAATAACCCTGTTCGCGGGCCTGCTCGACCTCCCGGTGAAGCTGGGCGGGTGACGAGACGGTGCCCGTCAGCGAGGTGAAATCCTCAGCGGGGATGGAGCGCTCAAGGTCGGCAGCGCTGTAACCATCCAGCAAAAAGCGGGCGGCTGCGGTGGATGGCAGCGGGAAACGAGAGCCTTCGACGGCGGTACGATATCCATGGCCGCGACCGGAAATGGATATCATAATCAACTGCTTCCAGTCGTGCAGCAGATCGAGCTCGCAGACTTCGCGGGTGCTTTGGGCAAGGTTTCGGATCACCTCTTTCGCCTGACGGGCCAGCGGTGCGCTGCGGTCATAGACCTGCCCCAGAAGTCCGCACTGTCTGCCAGGCACGATCAAACCGTCCGGCTCCGTCTGGTCCAGAAATCCTCGCTCCATCAACGTATCGATGATGCTGTAAACCGTGGATCGCGGTGCGCCGAGCATGGCCGCTATGGCGTTGCGCGTGGCCGGCTGCTGCTGCGCTGCCACCAGTTCCAGCACGTCCAGCAACCGATCTGTCCCCCGCGCCCTCACATGCATTTGCACATATCTCCCTGTTGACATCGCCGAAATTATAACCCTAAACTATCTTATAGGGATCATATGTCCACTACAAGAGA is a window of Agrobacterium vaccinii DNA encoding:
- a CDS encoding IclR family transcriptional regulator, whose protein sequence is MHVRARGTDRLLDVLELVAAQQQPATRNAIAAMLGAPRSTVYSIIDTLMERGFLDQTEPDGLIVPGRQCGLLGQVYDRSAPLARQAKEVIRNLAQSTREVCELDLLHDWKQLIMISISGRGHGYRTAVEGSRFPLPSTAAARFLLDGYSAADLERSIPAEDFTSLTGTVSSPAQLHREVEQAREQGYWVTRALVDPYVACVTAPVRDRQGRCIASICLVVALQDIDKREAEYISATTQAATELSRHCALLENPIF